A genome region from Gloeomargarita sp. SRBZ-1_bins_9 includes the following:
- the rpsB gene encoding 30S ribosomal protein S2, with product MAVTLAQLLEAGVHFGHQARRWNPKMAPYIYAERNGVHIIDLVQTAELLEEACDYVRRAAEANKKFLFVGTKRQAAGIVAQEALRCESYYVNQRWLGGMLTNWTTIKSRVERLKELERQEETGAFDLLPKKEAATLRRELERLRKYLGGIKMMRRLPDVVIIVDQKREYNAVQECLKLNIPIVSLLDTNCDPDLVDVPIPANDDAIRSIKLILGELVDAICEGRSGQEKEGLLEEEEETEVTDWAEESFLEEEGEELPEEADG from the coding sequence ATGGCAGTCACACTGGCGCAACTGTTGGAAGCAGGGGTGCATTTCGGTCACCAGGCCCGGCGGTGGAACCCCAAAATGGCCCCCTATATCTACGCTGAGCGCAATGGCGTACATATTATTGACCTGGTGCAGACGGCGGAATTACTCGAGGAAGCCTGTGACTATGTGCGGCGGGCCGCCGAGGCCAACAAAAAGTTTTTGTTTGTAGGCACCAAGCGACAGGCGGCTGGGATTGTGGCCCAGGAGGCTTTGCGCTGTGAATCCTACTACGTCAACCAGCGCTGGCTGGGGGGGATGCTCACCAACTGGACGACGATCAAATCCCGGGTGGAACGGCTGAAGGAACTGGAGCGGCAGGAGGAAACGGGGGCCTTTGATCTGTTGCCCAAAAAGGAGGCGGCCACCCTGCGGCGGGAGTTGGAACGACTGCGTAAGTACCTGGGGGGCATTAAAATGATGCGCCGCCTGCCCGATGTGGTGATTATCGTGGACCAGAAACGGGAATATAACGCGGTGCAGGAGTGTCTGAAGTTGAATATCCCCATTGTGTCGTTGCTGGATACCAACTGCGACCCGGATTTGGTGGATGTGCCCATCCCAGCTAATGATGACGCCATCCGTTCCATCAAACTCATCCTGGGGGAATTGGTGGACGCCATTTGCGAGGGCCGCAGCGGCCAGGAGAAAGAGGGTCTCCTGGAGGAGGAAGAGGAAACAGAAGTGACGGATTGGGCAGAGGAGTCCTTCCTGGAGGAGGAAGGGGAGGAACTCCCTGAGGAAGCCGATGGCTGA
- the tsf gene encoding translation elongation factor Ts — protein MAEVSAQLVKTLRERTGAGMLDCKKALQHSGGDLEKAVEYLRQKGLASAEKKAGRSTTEGLIYSYIHTGGKLGVLLEINCETDFVARGEVFQNLAHNIALQIAATENVEYVDMSEVPPAVIERERAIEMGREDLANKPEAVREKIVQGRLEKIFRERCLLDQPYIKDPSITVGDLIKQTIALVGENIRVRRFTRYRLGEELTTPATTSTELAAPAPTPPAAEVPPEPAAEATEKKKSSSRKKK, from the coding sequence ATGGCTGAAGTTTCCGCCCAGTTGGTCAAAACTCTCCGCGAACGCACCGGCGCCGGGATGCTCGATTGCAAAAAAGCGCTCCAGCACAGCGGCGGTGACCTGGAAAAGGCTGTGGAATACCTGCGGCAAAAGGGCTTGGCTTCGGCGGAGAAAAAAGCGGGTCGCAGCACCACCGAGGGCCTGATTTACAGCTACATTCACACTGGCGGTAAGTTGGGGGTGTTGCTGGAAATTAACTGCGAAACGGATTTTGTGGCCCGGGGTGAGGTGTTTCAGAATCTGGCCCACAATATCGCCCTGCAAATTGCCGCGACGGAGAACGTGGAATACGTGGACATGAGCGAGGTGCCGCCGGCGGTGATCGAACGGGAGCGGGCGATTGAAATGGGCCGGGAGGACCTGGCCAATAAGCCGGAGGCGGTGCGGGAAAAGATTGTCCAGGGCCGCTTGGAGAAAATCTTTCGGGAGCGCTGCCTGCTGGACCAGCCCTACATCAAGGACCCCAGTATTACGGTGGGGGATTTGATCAAGCAAACCATTGCCCTGGTGGGGGAAAATATCCGGGTGCGACGCTTTACCCGCTATCGGCTGGGGGAAGAGCTAACCACACCGGCCACGACCAGCACTGAACTGGCTGCCCCAGCGCCAACCCCGCCGGCAGCAGAAGTCCCACCAGAACCGGCAGCGGAGGCTACGGAAAAGAAAAAATCGAGTTCTCGCAAGAAGAAGTAA
- the cobO gene encoding cob(I)yrinic acid a,c-diamide adenosyltransferase, with protein sequence MLTPEQYRRKMQRRQRQQAAYLERCTQKGLVIVFTGDGKGKTTAALGMVLRSLGHGYRVAVVQFIKGAWEPAERRVLAQWSDQIRWHALGEGFTWDTQDWQRDRQCAQTAWQLACEYICNPDYYLTVLDEVNVALRLGYLAVDQVLQGLQQKPPHTHVVLTGRGAPPALIEYADLVTEMTLRKHPFRSQGIKAQPGIEY encoded by the coding sequence GTGCTGACGCCGGAGCAGTACCGCCGGAAGATGCAACGGCGCCAACGGCAACAGGCGGCTTACCTGGAGCGCTGCACCCAAAAGGGTTTGGTGATCGTCTTTACGGGGGACGGCAAGGGAAAGACCACGGCGGCTCTGGGGATGGTGCTGCGCTCTTTGGGTCATGGCTACCGGGTGGCGGTGGTGCAGTTTATTAAGGGGGCCTGGGAACCGGCAGAGCGGCGGGTTCTGGCGCAATGGTCGGACCAAATTCGCTGGCATGCTTTGGGGGAGGGGTTCACTTGGGATACCCAGGATTGGCAACGGGACCGGCAGTGCGCCCAGACGGCCTGGCAATTGGCCTGTGAGTACATTTGCAACCCGGATTACTACCTCACGGTCCTGGATGAGGTGAATGTGGCCCTGCGTTTGGGTTACCTGGCGGTGGATCAGGTGTTGCAGGGATTGCAGCAAAAACCCCCCCACACCCATGTGGTCTTGACCGGACGCGGTGCACCTCCGGCCCTCATCGAATATGCGGATTTGGTCACGGAAATGACCCTGCGCAAACATCCCTTTCGCTCCCAGGGCATCAAGGCCCAACCGGGTATTGAGTACTAG
- a CDS encoding YvcK family protein, producing the protein MGKQAPWRLRQWLKWLRPGLFVKRWLLLTFIGSVLVVLGLSISLRLTPINSLLQLIEGLVRGLATVIPNYISGPLAVLLGLGLIIWSQTRSVGTLTEALRPEGEQDVVDVLLAQRQRNRGPKIVALGGGTGLSRLLRGLKHYSSNITAIVTVADDGGSSGRLRREVGVLPPGDIRNCLTALANEEQLLTALFQYRFEAGEGLSGHSFGNLYLTALTHITGSLEQAIAASSRVLAVRGQVLPATMADVHLWAELADGRRIEGESQIPQARGRIVRIGCTPPNPPALPKAIEALEDADLILVGPGSLYTSVIPNLLVPEITAAIAQATVPRVYICNAMTEPGETEGYRVSDHLRAIEQVTGGRIFDVVLVQKRPPSPQAVERYAQVGSAFVELDREEVLRMGYRLLLADVIQEDPQKGYVQHHPQRLARVLMRWYQRVQPWW; encoded by the coding sequence ATGGGGAAGCAGGCACCTTGGCGGTTGCGGCAATGGCTTAAGTGGTTGCGACCGGGTCTGTTTGTTAAGCGCTGGCTGCTGCTGACGTTTATCGGCTCTGTGTTGGTGGTGTTGGGGTTGTCCATTTCCCTGCGCCTGACGCCCATCAATAGTCTGTTACAGCTCATCGAGGGCCTGGTGCGGGGATTGGCGACGGTGATCCCCAACTATATCTCGGGCCCCCTGGCGGTGCTGCTGGGCTTGGGGCTGATCATCTGGAGCCAAACCCGGTCGGTGGGAACTCTGACGGAGGCCCTGCGTCCGGAGGGGGAACAGGATGTGGTGGACGTCCTCCTGGCCCAGCGCCAACGCAATCGGGGGCCGAAGATTGTGGCTTTGGGGGGAGGAACGGGCCTTTCACGCCTGCTGCGGGGACTGAAGCACTACAGCAGCAATATCACCGCCATCGTCACGGTGGCCGATGATGGGGGGTCGTCGGGACGGTTGCGCCGGGAGGTGGGGGTCCTGCCGCCGGGGGATATTCGCAATTGTTTGACGGCCCTGGCCAATGAAGAGCAACTGCTGACGGCCCTGTTTCAGTACCGCTTTGAAGCGGGAGAAGGGTTGAGCGGCCATAGTTTCGGCAATTTGTACCTGACGGCCTTGACCCACATCACTGGCAGCTTGGAGCAGGCGATTGCGGCCAGTTCCCGGGTGCTGGCGGTGCGAGGACAAGTGTTGCCGGCGACGATGGCGGATGTGCATCTGTGGGCGGAATTGGCTGATGGACGGCGCATCGAAGGGGAGTCGCAAATTCCCCAGGCCCGGGGCCGCATTGTGCGCATCGGCTGTACCCCCCCCAATCCCCCGGCGTTGCCCAAGGCCATTGAAGCCCTTGAAGACGCGGACTTGATCCTGGTGGGGCCGGGCAGTCTCTACACCAGTGTCATCCCCAACTTGCTGGTGCCGGAAATTACGGCGGCGATTGCCCAGGCAACCGTACCCCGGGTGTATATTTGCAACGCCATGACGGAGCCGGGGGAAACAGAGGGATACCGGGTTTCGGACCACCTGCGGGCGATTGAGCAGGTCACCGGCGGGCGCATCTTTGACGTGGTGCTGGTGCAAAAAAGACCGCCATCGCCCCAGGCTGTCGAACGGTATGCCCAGGTGGGGTCAGCCTTTGTGGAATTGGACCGGGAGGAGGTCTTGCGCATGGGCTACCGGTTGCTCTTGGCGGATGTGATTCAGGAGGACCCGCAAAAAGGCTATGTGCAGCACCATCCCCAGCGTTTGGCCCGGGTTTTGATGCGGTGGTACCAGCGGGTGCAGCCATGGTGGTAG
- the tsaE gene encoding tRNA (adenosine(37)-N6)-threonylcarbamoyltransferase complex ATPase subunit type 1 TsaE, translated as MVVELPDAAATQRLGEALGQVLPAGAVVLLQGELGSGKTTLVQGLAQELGITEPVTSPTFALVQEYPEGRIPLYHLDLYRLSPAEVQQLQPEYYWQEAPPGIVAIEWPERLPVWPPHYVHVRWHRDETIGRRVTLKAQGAQAQQWLSQLQQQQACGKLL; from the coding sequence ATGGTGGTAGAACTCCCGGATGCGGCGGCGACCCAGCGGTTGGGGGAGGCTTTAGGTCAGGTGTTGCCCGCCGGAGCGGTGGTGTTGTTGCAGGGGGAGCTGGGCAGCGGCAAGACTACTCTGGTGCAGGGCCTGGCCCAAGAACTGGGGATTACCGAACCGGTCACCAGTCCCACCTTTGCCCTGGTGCAGGAGTACCCGGAGGGCCGCATTCCCCTGTATCACCTGGATTTGTATCGCCTGAGTCCGGCGGAGGTGCAGCAGTTGCAACCGGAGTACTACTGGCAGGAAGCGCCGCCGGGGATCGTAGCTATTGAATGGCCGGAGCGCTTACCAGTGTGGCCCCCCCATTACGTGCACGTACGCTGGCACAGGGATGAGACCATCGGCCGGCGGGTGACCCTCAAGGCTCAAGGTGCCCAAGCTCAGCAGTGGCTCTCCCAGCTCCAGCAACAGCAGGCCTGCGGGAAATTGCTCTAG
- a CDS encoding cytochrome c biogenesis protein gives MTPLARWRAVQVWWRALVQVVADLRLAIGLLLGIALASVAGTVIEQGESPAFYQTHYPAHPALFGFLTWKVILALGLDHVYQTWWYLSLLMLFGASLLACTSLRQWPALRVAQKWHYYQRPEQIARLSLSQTCPPIPIETVSQTLRQKGYWVVTAGDKLYARRGLVGKVGPIVVHASLVVVLLGGMVSSLTGFLVQEMVPSGQDFALQHVVRAGALVRHLPNLRGRVHRFWIEYTPSGDIDQFYTDLGLVDEQGNEVTRQTIYVNHPLRWHGLTFYQTSWGVHSVRLRYNNSPVFDVPVTAFTAENGRRLWGTWLPLQPDLRVGVSLVIPDLQGLFLLYDQQGQLLATGRVGTPVQLGQITLQVTDIIGSTGLQVKSDPGVPILYAGFAGLMLGVLMSYVSYSQIWGLWADDRLYIGGKTNRAQVTFAREFQDLVQGLVNPPASPPSSVKPSAAEPRPSV, from the coding sequence ATGACCCCATTGGCCCGTTGGCGTGCAGTGCAAGTCTGGTGGCGCGCCCTGGTGCAGGTGGTAGCGGATTTGCGCCTGGCCATTGGGTTGCTTTTGGGAATAGCCCTGGCCAGCGTAGCCGGTACGGTAATCGAACAGGGGGAATCGCCGGCCTTTTACCAGACCCATTACCCGGCACATCCCGCCCTGTTTGGCTTTCTCACCTGGAAAGTCATCCTGGCCTTGGGGTTGGACCACGTCTACCAAACCTGGTGGTACTTGAGCCTGCTGATGCTGTTTGGGGCGAGTTTGCTGGCTTGTACTAGCCTGCGGCAGTGGCCGGCGTTGCGGGTGGCCCAGAAATGGCATTACTACCAACGCCCGGAGCAAATCGCCCGCCTCAGCCTCAGCCAAACCTGCCCCCCTATCCCTATCGAAACCGTCAGCCAAACCCTCCGCCAAAAGGGCTATTGGGTAGTTACGGCAGGAGACAAACTCTACGCCCGCAGGGGTCTGGTCGGCAAGGTGGGTCCCATCGTCGTCCATGCCAGTTTGGTGGTGGTGCTTCTCGGGGGGATGGTCAGTTCCCTCACCGGTTTTCTGGTGCAGGAAATGGTGCCCAGCGGTCAGGATTTTGCCCTACAGCATGTGGTGAGAGCCGGGGCGTTGGTACGCCATCTGCCTAACCTGCGGGGGCGCGTGCACCGCTTCTGGATCGAATACACCCCCAGCGGTGACATTGACCAGTTCTATACCGACTTGGGCTTGGTAGACGAGCAGGGCAACGAAGTGACGCGCCAAACCATTTATGTCAATCACCCCCTGCGCTGGCACGGCCTCACCTTTTACCAGACCAGTTGGGGGGTTCACAGCGTGCGCCTGCGCTACAACAACAGCCCTGTTTTCGACGTTCCCGTCACCGCCTTTACGGCAGAAAACGGGCGCCGACTGTGGGGAACCTGGTTGCCCTTGCAACCGGATTTGCGTGTGGGCGTGTCCCTGGTCATTCCCGATTTGCAGGGGTTGTTTTTGCTCTACGATCAGCAGGGGCAATTGCTGGCGACCGGGCGGGTCGGGACACCGGTGCAACTGGGGCAAATTACGCTGCAGGTGACGGACATCATCGGCAGTACGGGTTTGCAGGTCAAATCGGACCCCGGTGTGCCCATTCTCTATGCCGGTTTTGCCGGTTTGATGCTGGGTGTGCTCATGAGCTATGTCTCCTATAGCCAGATTTGGGGGTTGTGGGCCGATGACCGGCTGTATATCGGCGGCAAAACTAATCGCGCCCAGGTGACCTTCGCCCGGGAATTTCAGGACCTGGTGCAGGGCTTAGTTAACCCGCCGGCGTCCCCGCCAAGTTCGGTAAAACCGTCTGCAGCAGAGCCACGTCCTTCGGTTTAA
- a CDS encoding helix-turn-helix transcriptional regulator: MLGLPPGRPATTAVPLPNITLFANGQNTPFASCLVIWQACQGMTQRPYQVWQTAGEFRVWEYQGSSGRLRYRLPQALGDGGWDMRVIVMHLLLAACVTQRDRPWEEDVVINDQLIAEFLGWHQRKDLNRLQKLLLLEAWMRQASYLEVEVFWQQRGPIPAVHLPFAPLWLVRPTYHVATAKDGSTYLSGLSFQVRAGPWATYFLQRHQARPKTAYYQYGWLPRSLPAKIMQLWKRYPGSVVLLLHLLFQSRVRQEPLTKVATLLKLIYGDQAVQQAWHQAELRRKLITTWELDLYPLFDYGFRPLFREDCYPRAIQPDWFTAQELPDDPEEAFHYWVNRPPEAKMNSKQKWLQLFNAAICLEEFPADWPMNFRPKWKKTPAKPRSRPAVGHPITGALVRQARLQQHLSQRQLAALLHKSQSWLRDIEAGRYSLKPKDVALLQTVLPNLAGTPAG, translated from the coding sequence GTGTTGGGCTTGCCCCCTGGTCGTCCTGCGACAACGGCCGTGCCTTTACCCAACATCACCCTGTTTGCCAATGGCCAAAATACTCCCTTTGCCTCCTGTTTGGTTATCTGGCAGGCCTGTCAGGGGATGACCCAGCGACCCTATCAGGTCTGGCAAACGGCGGGGGAGTTTCGGGTGTGGGAATATCAGGGGTCCTCGGGACGGTTGCGTTACCGGCTGCCTCAGGCCCTGGGGGATGGCGGATGGGATATGCGCGTGATTGTCATGCACCTGCTGTTAGCCGCCTGTGTGACCCAAAGGGACCGTCCCTGGGAGGAGGATGTCGTCATCAACGACCAGCTCATCGCCGAGTTTTTGGGATGGCACCAGCGCAAGGACCTGAATCGTTTGCAAAAGTTGCTGCTGCTGGAGGCGTGGATGCGTCAGGCCAGTTACCTGGAGGTGGAGGTCTTTTGGCAACAACGGGGCCCAATTCCGGCGGTGCATTTGCCCTTTGCGCCCCTGTGGTTGGTGAGGCCGACGTACCATGTCGCTACGGCCAAGGACGGCTCCACCTACTTGAGTGGGTTGTCGTTCCAGGTGCGGGCGGGTCCCTGGGCAACTTACTTTCTCCAACGGCATCAGGCGCGCCCCAAAACCGCTTACTATCAGTACGGTTGGCTGCCCCGGTCGTTGCCGGCCAAGATCATGCAACTGTGGAAACGCTATCCGGGTAGTGTCGTATTGCTGTTACATTTGCTTTTTCAGTCCCGGGTGCGCCAGGAACCCCTGACCAAGGTGGCGACCTTACTCAAGCTGATTTACGGTGACCAGGCGGTGCAGCAGGCGTGGCATCAGGCGGAGTTGCGGCGCAAGTTAATCACCACCTGGGAGTTGGATTTGTATCCCTTGTTTGACTATGGTTTCCGGCCCCTGTTTCGGGAGGACTGCTACCCGCGCGCTATCCAACCCGATTGGTTTACGGCCCAAGAGCTACCCGACGACCCGGAAGAGGCCTTTCACTACTGGGTTAACAGACCACCAGAGGCAAAGATGAACTCAAAACAAAAATGGTTACAGTTGTTCAATGCCGCCATTTGCCTGGAGGAATTCCCCGCCGATTGGCCGATGAACTTTCGCCCCAAGTGGAAAAAGACCCCAGCCAAACCCAGGTCTAGACCGGCGGTGGGCCATCCGATTACCGGCGCCCTGGTGAGGCAAGCGCGGCTGCAACAACACCTAAGTCAACGCCAACTGGCCGCCCTGCTGCACAAAAGTCAAAGCTGGTTGCGGGATATTGAAGCGGGCCGCTACAGCCTTAAACCGAAGGACGTGGCTCTGCTGCAGACGGTTTTACCGAACTTGGCGGGGACGCCGGCGGGTTAA